The genomic window AGGCCGGCCGGCTGATCCCGTCGAGCAGGGCATCGATCGCCGTGGCGATCTCGGCATCGCCGAGCCGGCCCTCGCTCGCCGCCAGCGCCGCTTCGTTGAGCGCGCCCGAGAGCAGCAGCGCCATGGCCTGAACGGTGAGGCCGGGACGCAGCCGTCCGGCCTGGGCCAGGGCGTCGAGGCCCGCGATCAGCGTGCCCAGCGCATGGGCGGCATCCACCTCGCGCCAGACCTGCCAGCCGAGGACGGCGGGGCCGTCGATCAGCACGATCCGGCGGATGCCGGGGCGCATGCAGGCGGCCACGAAGGCGCGCGATCCCCGGCGCAGGGCGGCGAGGGCATCGGGTGCCGCAGCGGCGGCCGCGTCGATCGCGGCCACCACATCCTGCTGGGCATCTTCCAGAACCGCCCGGAACAGGGCCGCCTTGTCGGGGAACTGGTGATAGAGCGCGCCGCGGCTGAGCCCGGTGGCGGCGACCAGTTCCGGCGTGCCGGTCGCGGCATAGCCCTTGTCGGCGAAGGCCTTGCGGGCAGCCTGGATCAGCCGGCGCCGGGTGTCTTCCGAGCGCTCGCGATTGCTCCGTCGTCCGGTGCCTCCGGTCATGATTCGTCCAACCCCCAGCCTGTCCGGAGCTGACGCTACGCGCCCTGGGCGGCGCCCGCAATCGGGATATTTACAAACAGTCTGCCTGTTTGTTTAATGGTGGTGGTTGTTCACGAGCGGCCGGACGCGATGGCGCCCTGGGCCCGGGGGAGGGATGGATGATGAGAATCGACAGCTGGTATCCGGTGATCATGACCGATCGCGTGGTCGAGACGGCCGCCTTCTGGCAGACGCATCTGGGCTTCGCGCCGGTCTTCGTCGCGGACTGGTACGTGCATCTGCGCCATGCCACCCATCCCGAGGTGAACCTGGCGGTGCTGGACCAAGCCCACGAGACCGTACCGGCCGGATATCGCCGGCCGGTCGGTGGCGTGCTGCTGAACCTGGAGGTCGACGACGTTGATGCCGAATGGGCAAGGCTTCAGGCAGCCGAGGGGGTCGAGGTGCTTCAGCCGCTGCGTGACGAGGCCTTCGGCCAGCGGCATTTCATCATCCGCGATCCGGCGGGGACACTGATCG from Tistrella mobilis includes these protein-coding regions:
- a CDS encoding TetR/AcrR family transcriptional regulator; this encodes MTGGTGRRSNRERSEDTRRRLIQAARKAFADKGYAATGTPELVAATGLSRGALYHQFPDKAALFRAVLEDAQQDVVAAIDAAAAAAPDALAALRRGSRAFVAACMRPGIRRIVLIDGPAVLGWQVWREVDAAHALGTLIAGLDALAQAGRLRPGLTVQAMALLLSGALNEAALAASEGRLGDAEIATAIDALLDGISRPA
- a CDS encoding VOC family protein produces the protein MRIDSWYPVIMTDRVVETAAFWQTHLGFAPVFVADWYVHLRHATHPEVNLAVLDQAHETVPAGYRRPVGGVLLNLEVDDVDAEWARLQAAEGVEVLQPLRDEAFGQRHFIIRDPAGTLIDLIRVIPATDAYADAWVQG